The following are encoded together in the Actinomycetota bacterium genome:
- a CDS encoding PadR family transcriptional regulator, translating to MPRKKNEKSFKEFECTVKDIFLGEVKSKNIFPLLILHLISNETQYGNKLISKIKEMSGNIMTVNPNTIYPLLKRMEELNFVRGKWDKPKRPYKKYYYLTKEGFKKYNDIKEAQKPWMEKLEKAVKILRKEIYS from the coding sequence ATGCCAAGAAAAAAGAACGAAAAATCTTTTAAAGAGTTTGAATGTACTGTTAAAGACATCTTCTTAGGAGAAGTCAAATCTAAGAACATATTCCCCCTTCTTATACTTCATTTAATTTCTAATGAAACTCAGTATGGTAATAAGCTGATATCAAAGATTAAAGAGATGAGCGGAAATATTATGACAGTAAATCCTAATACAATTTATCCGCTTCTTAAAAGAATGGAGGAATTAAATTTTGTAAGAGGTAAGTGGGATAAACCTAAAAGACCATATAAAAAATATTACTATTTAACTAAAGAGGGCTTTAAAAAATATAATGATATAAAAGAAGCACAAAAACCCTGGATGGAAAAGCTCGAGAAAGCTGTGAAGATATTAAGAAAAGAAATCTACAGTTAA
- a CDS encoding acetyl-CoA C-acyltransferase: MRYVVITSAVRTAIGYFGGTLKDVLPADLAKVVIKKAMDRSSVKGEEIDDVILGCVLQRSDEPNVGRVAALKA, from the coding sequence TTGAGATATGTTGTAATTACAAGTGCAGTAAGAACTGCAATTGGATATTTTGGAGGAACATTAAAGGATGTTTTACCTGCTGATTTAGCAAAGGTTGTTATAAAGAAGGCAATGGATAGGTCCAGTGTTAAGGGTGAGGAAATAGATGATGTTATCTTGGGTTGTGTATTACAAAGGAGTGATGAACCAAATGTTGGAAGAGTAGCTGCACTGAAAGC